The following are from one region of the Haloactinomyces albus genome:
- a CDS encoding type II toxin-antitoxin system Phd/YefM family antitoxin — protein MTVLPDDHRPLAEVVAELPSAEGRIDVTHDGEPVATVVSTEYLESLEETLAVASAPELMAAIAEGTAELNRGEAVSLDEVMADFEIERR, from the coding sequence ATGACCGTGCTTCCCGATGATCATCGACCGCTCGCGGAGGTAGTGGCCGAGCTTCCCTCCGCCGAGGGACGCATCGACGTGACCCATGACGGTGAGCCTGTGGCCACCGTGGTTTCGACCGAATACCTGGAGTCCCTGGAGGAGACGCTGGCCGTCGCCTCCGCCCCGGAGCTCATGGCGGCTATTGCTGAGGGGACAGCCGAGCTGAACCGTGGTGAAGCGGTTTCACTGGACGAGGTCATGGCCGACTTCGAAATCGAACGTCGTTGA
- a CDS encoding gluconokinase — MSAGGQGAIVLGIDLGTTATKVVAADREGVVLNQTKRENELRTDKLSEAVQDAEAVRDSAIAAVAECVSWAQDNGHRIAGLSFSAAMHTLLGLDAAGKPVTPAFNWADTRAAEVAANLRADSDRATELHRTTGTPVHTQSVMVKLAWLTGERTGLAEGVVHWCTLKDFVVGAFVDEFVTEHSIASGSGLQDMHRLEWQEEALRVAGIRADQLPELKAPTDVLPLAPQTAKVTGLAEGLPVVLGGGDGPLGNLGVGATNPGVAGLSLGTSGALRVVSDHPSVDVRCRTFSYVLGDGLWVIGGAVSNGAVVGEWAAETFGVDLGTLLDEALDVAPGAEGLIALPYLLGERAPWWEPGLTGSLVGLRRFHGRAEITRAITEGVAQQLALVRDAVRDTGAQVRAVRATGGGFRSRVWAEVLAAALDIELELAEGSSGSGLGAVLLGWRALGELDSLEEAASLVRPTRTVPPNRDAARLMAQRRPRIEKIHAALRDSE; from the coding sequence ATGAGTGCAGGTGGGCAGGGCGCGATTGTTCTCGGCATCGATCTCGGGACCACGGCAACGAAGGTGGTGGCGGCCGACCGCGAGGGTGTGGTGCTGAACCAGACCAAACGCGAGAACGAGCTGCGCACCGACAAGCTCAGCGAGGCCGTGCAGGATGCGGAGGCGGTGCGTGACTCGGCGATCGCCGCGGTCGCCGAGTGCGTGTCATGGGCGCAGGACAACGGACACCGGATCGCGGGACTCTCCTTCAGCGCCGCCATGCACACCCTGCTCGGATTGGACGCTGCGGGGAAACCGGTGACCCCGGCGTTCAACTGGGCCGACACCCGGGCTGCCGAGGTGGCGGCGAACCTGCGGGCGGATTCGGACAGGGCAACGGAGCTGCACCGCACGACGGGAACACCGGTGCACACGCAGTCGGTGATGGTCAAGCTCGCCTGGCTGACGGGTGAGCGCACGGGCCTCGCCGAGGGTGTTGTGCACTGGTGCACGCTCAAGGATTTCGTGGTCGGCGCCTTCGTGGACGAGTTCGTCACCGAGCATTCGATCGCTTCGGGCAGCGGCCTGCAGGACATGCACCGTCTGGAGTGGCAGGAGGAGGCGCTGCGGGTGGCGGGCATCCGTGCCGATCAGCTTCCCGAGCTCAAGGCACCGACCGATGTCCTCCCGTTGGCGCCGCAGACGGCCAAAGTCACCGGCTTGGCGGAAGGTCTGCCGGTGGTGCTCGGGGGTGGGGACGGACCGCTCGGCAATCTGGGGGTGGGCGCGACCAATCCTGGTGTGGCCGGCTTGTCGCTGGGCACCAGTGGTGCACTGCGCGTGGTATCCGATCATCCGAGTGTCGACGTTCGCTGCCGGACCTTCAGTTACGTGCTCGGCGACGGTCTCTGGGTCATCGGCGGTGCGGTGAGCAACGGCGCCGTGGTCGGGGAGTGGGCCGCCGAGACGTTCGGAGTGGATCTGGGGACATTGCTGGACGAGGCTCTGGATGTTGCGCCCGGTGCCGAGGGGCTGATCGCGCTGCCGTATCTGCTCGGTGAGCGAGCCCCGTGGTGGGAGCCGGGGCTGACGGGATCGCTGGTCGGTTTGCGCAGGTTCCACGGCCGAGCCGAGATCACCCGTGCGATTACCGAGGGGGTCGCCCAGCAGCTCGCGCTGGTGCGCGATGCGGTACGGGATACCGGAGCGCAGGTGCGTGCGGTACGTGCCACCGGCGGTGGCTTCCGCAGTCGCGTGTGGGCCGAGGTGCTCGCGGCGGCACTGGACATCGAATTGGAGCTTGCCGAGGGCAGTAGCGGCTCCGGGCTCGGTGCCGTTCTGCTGGGGTGGCGAGCCCTGGGCGAGTTGGATTCGCTCGAGGAGGCCGCGTCCCTGGTGCGCCCCACCCGCACCGTGCCGCCGAATCGCGACGCCGCTCGGTTGATGGCGCAGCGACGCCCCCGGATCGAGAAGATCCATGCGGCATTGCGCGATTCGGAGTAA
- a CDS encoding Fur family transcriptional regulator, with protein sequence MAPSTTSGSTGPRSGEPGFADPRGQLRAAGLRATRPRLAVLRWLWSNPHSTADQVAGAVRHELGSVSTQAVYDVLNACTAAGLLRRIEPAGHPARFEGRIADNHHHLVCRGCGRTEDVDCVHGAAPCLAPSSTAGYVVDEAEVVFWGLCPECRSAHNEDRSHHHEEERA encoded by the coding sequence ATGGCACCCAGCACGACTTCCGGCAGCACCGGCCCGCGTTCAGGTGAACCAGGGTTCGCCGATCCGCGTGGGCAGTTGCGTGCTGCCGGGCTTCGAGCCACCCGGCCACGGCTCGCCGTGCTCAGGTGGTTGTGGAGCAACCCGCACTCGACTGCCGATCAAGTGGCCGGTGCGGTACGACACGAACTCGGATCGGTGTCCACGCAGGCCGTCTACGACGTCCTGAACGCGTGCACCGCCGCAGGGCTGCTACGCCGAATCGAGCCGGCCGGACACCCGGCTCGTTTCGAGGGCCGCATCGCCGATAACCACCACCACCTGGTGTGTCGTGGATGCGGACGGACCGAGGACGTGGACTGCGTCCACGGCGCCGCCCCGTGCCTGGCCCCGTCTTCCACAGCGGGCTATGTCGTGGATGAGGCGGAGGTCGTGTTCTGGGGCTTGTGTCCGGAGTGCCGGTCCGCTCACAACGAGGACCGGAGCCACCACCACGAGGAGGAACGAGCGTGA
- a CDS encoding aspartate-semialdehyde dehydrogenase — protein MPGPTVAIVGATGAVGSVMIDILNNREQVPWGDIRLIASARSAGKKITVRGAEHTVVELSPEAFDGVDIAMFDVPDELSARWAPVAVDRGAIAVDNSGAFRLDPEVPLVVPEVNAAKVHERPKGIIANPNCTTLSMMTALGALHSEFGLRELVVSSYQAASGSGQEGIDRLQEEIAAVAGKHVGERSGDVAEALAAAGLLAEQTPFKAPLAMNVVPWCGSRKDDGWTSEELKVRNESRKILGIPELKVSATCVRVPVVTTHSLAVHAVFEREVSVEQAHQLFDSASSIVLQDESRGEVFPTPAGVVGEDPTYVGRVRQALDFPNTLEFFVCGDNLRKGAALNTYEIAETLVQG, from the coding sequence ATGCCGGGACCGACCGTTGCCATCGTCGGTGCCACCGGAGCCGTGGGCTCGGTGATGATCGACATCCTGAACAACCGGGAGCAGGTGCCCTGGGGGGACATCCGGCTGATCGCCTCCGCCCGTTCGGCGGGCAAGAAGATCACCGTGCGGGGTGCCGAGCACACCGTGGTGGAACTGTCGCCCGAGGCCTTCGACGGGGTCGACATCGCGATGTTCGATGTTCCCGACGAGCTCTCCGCGCGCTGGGCGCCGGTCGCGGTCGATCGCGGCGCGATCGCGGTGGACAACTCCGGGGCCTTCCGGCTGGATCCCGAGGTGCCGCTGGTGGTGCCGGAAGTCAACGCGGCCAAGGTGCACGAGCGGCCGAAGGGCATCATCGCCAACCCGAACTGCACCACGCTGTCGATGATGACGGCGCTCGGCGCTCTGCACAGCGAGTTCGGCCTGCGTGAGCTGGTCGTATCGTCGTACCAGGCGGCCTCCGGTTCGGGCCAGGAAGGCATCGACCGGCTCCAGGAGGAGATCGCCGCTGTGGCGGGCAAGCACGTCGGGGAGCGTTCGGGCGATGTGGCCGAGGCTCTTGCTGCCGCCGGCCTGCTGGCCGAGCAGACTCCGTTCAAGGCGCCGCTGGCGATGAACGTGGTGCCCTGGTGCGGCTCTCGCAAGGATGACGGCTGGACCTCCGAAGAGCTCAAGGTTCGTAACGAGTCCCGCAAGATCCTCGGGATTCCGGAGCTGAAGGTCTCGGCGACCTGTGTGCGGGTCCCGGTGGTCACGACGCATTCGCTGGCCGTGCACGCGGTGTTCGAGCGGGAGGTCTCCGTCGAGCAGGCGCACCAGTTGTTCGACTCCGCGTCGTCGATCGTGCTGCAGGACGAGTCCCGCGGCGAGGTGTTCCCGACACCCGCCGGTGTCGTCGGTGAGGACCCGACCTACGTGGGACGGGTGCGGCAGGCGTTGGACTTCCCGAACACGCTGGAGTTCTTCGTCTGCGGGGACAACCTGCGCAAGGGGGCGGCGCTGAACACCTACGAGATCGCCGAGACGCTCGTCCAAGGCTGA